In a genomic window of Phalacrocorax aristotelis chromosome 8, bGulAri2.1, whole genome shotgun sequence:
- the CEBPG gene encoding CCAAT/enhancer-binding protein gamma, translated as MSKTSQQNTATDANGVSVIHTQAHTSGLQQVPQLVPISPGGGGKAVPPSKQGKKNSFVDRNSDEYRQRRERNNMAVKKSRLKSKQKAQDTLQRVNQLKEENERLEAKIKLLTKELSVLKDLFLEHAHNLADNVQPVVTETTTTNPENNGQ; from the coding sequence ATGAGCAAGACATCCCAACAGAACACCGCTACAGATGCGAATGGAGTAAGCGTGATTCACACCCAAGCACACACCAGTGGTTTGCAGCAGGTTCCCCAGCTGGTGCCCATCAGTCCTGGTGGCGGAGGCAAAGCTGTGCCTCCAAgcaaacagggaaagaaaaattcctttgtGGATAGAAACAGTGATGAGTATCGTCAGCgcagagaaagaaacaacatGGCAGTGAAGAAGAGCCGgttaaaaagcaagcagaaagccCAAGACACGCTGCAGAGAGTCAACCAgctcaaagaagaaaatgaacgTTTAGAGGCAAAAATTAAGCTCCTGACCAAGGAGCTGAGTGTACTGAAAGACTTGTTCCTTGAGCATGCGCACAATCTTGCAGACAATGTGCAACCTGTTGTCACtgaaaccaccaccacaaatCCAGAAAACAATGGACAGTAG
- the CEBPA gene encoding CCAAT/enhancer-binding protein alpha produces the protein MEQANFYEVDSRPPMSSGQHHQLQTPLPGSAYSYREAPSAAAPAPGGAELGDICENENSIDISAYIDPAAFNDEFLADLFQHSKQQEKAKAILAGDFDFHSMHGAGAAASAPGHQQQHHQQPLFGCVAGYMDGKLDPLYERIAAPGLRPLVIKQEPREEEEVKSAALSALYPHHAPQQHPSHLQYQIAHCAQTTMHLQPGHPTPPPTPVPSPHHPHHPHPPGGLPAAGALKMMPADHRSKSKKTVDKNSNEYRVRRERNNIAVRKSRDKAKQRNVETQQKVLELTTDNERLRKRVEQLTRELETLRGIFRQLPESSLVKAMGSCA, from the coding sequence ATGGAGCAAGCCAACTTCTACGAGGTCGATTCCCGGCCCCCGATGAGTAGCGGCCAGCACCACCAGCTCCAGACTCCCCTGCCCGGCAGCGCCTACAGCTACAGAGAGGCTCCCTCGGCGGCGGCACCTGCTCCGGGCGGCGCGGAGCTCGGCGACATCTGCGAGAACGAGAACTCCATCGACATCAGCGCCTACATCGACCCCGCCGCCTTCAACGACGAGTTCCTGGCCGACCTCTTCcagcacagcaagcagcaggagaaagccAAGGCCATCCTGGCCGGGGATTTCGACTTCCACAGCATGCATGGGGCCGGCGCCGCCGCCTCGGCGCCggggcaccagcagcagcaccaccagcagccgCTCTTCGGCTGCGTGGCCGGCTACATGGACGGCAAGCTCGACCCCCTCTACGAGCGCATCGCCGCGCCCGGCTTGCGGCCGCTGGTGATTAAGCAGGAGCCccgcgaggaggaggaggtcaAGTCGGCGGCCCTGTCGGCCCTCTACCCCCACCACGCTCCGCAGCAGCACCCGTCCCACCTGCAGTACCAAATCGCCCACTGCGCCCAGACCACCATGCACCTCCAGCCCGGGCACCCCACGCCGCCCCCCACGCCTGTGCCCAGCCCGCACCACCCGCACCACCCGCACCCCCCCGGCGGCCTGCCCGCCGCCGGCGCCCTCAAGATGATGCCCGCGGACCACCGGAGCAAATCGAAAAAGACAGTCGACAAGAACAGCAACGAGTACCGGGTGCGGCGGGAGCGCAACAACATCGCGGTGCGCAAGAGCCGGGACAAGGCCAAGCAGCGCAACGTGGAGACGCAGCAGAAGGTGCTAGAGCTCACCACCGACAACGAGCGGCTGCGCAAGCGGGTGGAGCAGCTCACCCGGGAGCTGGAGACTCTGCGGGGCATCTTCAGGCAGCTGCCCGAGAGCTCGCTGGTGAAGGCGATGGGCAGCTGCGCCTAG